The proteins below come from a single Salinilacihabitans rarus genomic window:
- a CDS encoding alkaline phosphatase family protein, with amino-acid sequence MPTLGIVALDAADYALAREWGCDHLLLDRHRELETFAHSGANPNTLEVWTSVATGVGPGEHGLASTGEQGEWRNPALAYASKVAPYLLPKAARVRIGTWLRGDSGDGTGDGVELTLRQTSHPHLFDAEGRVVRWWPGVTPAEHLTETWHWLNLASNGEITDDELWRRLYGNAGLELGWLQGMGHADVAVAGVHLHLLDAAGHAFATHPERLRETYERVDRLLGSVREHVDDLLVLSDHGMQVGWIDGDDDPGFHSFRALASTTLDADPPASVFDVREWVEARADAFDSERERGAAVMDTTEQQLRDLGYLE; translated from the coding sequence ATGCCGACGCTGGGGATCGTCGCCCTCGACGCCGCCGACTACGCCCTCGCCCGCGAGTGGGGCTGTGACCACCTGTTGCTCGACCGCCACCGGGAACTGGAGACGTTCGCCCACTCCGGGGCGAACCCGAACACGCTCGAAGTGTGGACCTCGGTCGCGACCGGCGTCGGCCCCGGGGAACACGGCCTCGCCTCGACCGGCGAACAGGGGGAGTGGCGAAACCCGGCGCTGGCGTACGCGAGCAAGGTGGCGCCGTACCTCCTGCCCAAGGCGGCCCGCGTCAGGATCGGCACCTGGCTGCGCGGCGACTCGGGCGACGGGACCGGGGACGGCGTCGAACTGACCCTCCGGCAGACGTCACATCCCCACCTCTTCGACGCCGAGGGCCGCGTCGTCCGCTGGTGGCCCGGGGTCACCCCCGCCGAACACCTGACCGAGACCTGGCACTGGCTCAACCTCGCCTCGAACGGCGAGATCACGGACGACGAACTCTGGCGGCGGCTGTACGGCAACGCCGGCCTCGAACTCGGCTGGCTGCAGGGGATGGGCCACGCGGACGTGGCCGTCGCCGGCGTCCACCTGCACCTCCTCGACGCCGCCGGTCACGCCTTCGCGACGCATCCGGAGCGCCTCCGCGAGACGTACGAACGGGTCGACCGTCTCCTCGGGAGCGTCCGCGAACACGTCGACGACCTGCTGGTGCTCTCCGATCACGGCATGCAGGTCGGATGGATCGACGGCGACGACGACCCGGGCTTTCACAGTTTCCGGGCGCTCGCGTCGACCACGCTCGACGCCGACCCGCCGGCGAGCGTCTTCGACGTGCGCGAGTGGGTCGAGGCCCGCGCCGACGCCTTCGACTCCGAACGCGAGCGCGGGGCGGCGGTGATGGACACGACGGAGCAGCAACTGCGGGACCTGGGCTACCTGGAGTGA
- a CDS encoding HAD-IIB family hydrolase has protein sequence MADDPPLVLDVDGTLTRPEGWGLDPRVFDPLCGWDAPVVIATGKAFPYPVALCHFVGIPELAVAENGGVVYAGDEVRVVGDREGARAVVEEYRAAGYDLGWGPEDTVNRWRETEVAVSRDSPEEPLREIAAAHGLEVVDTGYAYHVKDPAPNKGDGVELVADRVGFDPADAVAVGDSINDVSTFAVVGRSFAVSNADDAAREAADETLTEAHADGTLSVLERVRATSE, from the coding sequence ATGGCCGACGATCCGCCGCTCGTCCTCGACGTCGACGGCACGCTCACCCGCCCCGAGGGGTGGGGGCTCGACCCCCGCGTCTTCGACCCGCTGTGTGGCTGGGACGCGCCCGTCGTGATCGCCACCGGGAAGGCCTTCCCGTACCCCGTCGCGCTCTGTCACTTCGTCGGGATTCCGGAACTCGCCGTCGCCGAGAACGGCGGCGTCGTCTACGCCGGCGACGAGGTCCGCGTCGTCGGCGACCGCGAGGGCGCACGGGCCGTCGTCGAGGAGTACCGCGCCGCCGGCTACGACCTCGGCTGGGGGCCCGAGGACACCGTCAACCGCTGGCGCGAGACCGAGGTCGCCGTCTCGCGTGACTCCCCCGAGGAGCCCCTGCGAGAGATCGCCGCGGCCCACGGGCTGGAGGTGGTCGACACGGGCTACGCCTACCACGTCAAAGATCCGGCACCGAACAAGGGCGACGGCGTCGAACTGGTCGCCGACCGGGTCGGGTTCGACCCCGCCGACGCCGTCGCCGTCGGCGACTCGATCAACGACGTCTCCACGTTCGCGGTCGTCGGTCGGAGCTTCGCCGTCTCGAACGCCGACGACGCCGCCCGCGAGGCGGCCGACGAAACCCTGACGGAGGCTCACGCGGACGGGACGCTTTCGGTCCTCGAACGGGTTCGCGCGACGAGCGAGTGA
- a CDS encoding alkaline phosphatase family protein, with product MTVLVLALDALDAGLVEHFDLDAVRLESSGDLETFARTQDVPYTPEVWATVATGLPPAEHGVTGGGTSEWDNPVLEGLSRVSGRLDESTRGTLGKFVRSKTGERERIGRTDAESMFDAEGAVVHNWPGVADGRPLQRAWDLMNAVAEGLPRSAFERELFGQCAQQFAWAKEMLRHPVSIAGVHVHALDAAGHAYADDEAALRRVYARVGEFVDEVVDALGAGDDLLLLSDHGMHAEFYPPDAGENPATHSFRAYASSTAGTRPASVYDVREWVETRASGTRVEGGAGEEGIDVPTDHLRELGYLD from the coding sequence ATGACGGTACTCGTCCTCGCGCTGGACGCGCTCGACGCCGGCCTCGTCGAGCACTTCGACCTCGACGCCGTCCGGCTGGAATCGAGCGGCGACCTCGAGACGTTCGCGCGCACGCAGGACGTGCCGTACACCCCGGAGGTGTGGGCGACGGTGGCGACCGGCCTCCCGCCGGCGGAACACGGCGTCACCGGCGGCGGGACGAGCGAGTGGGACAACCCCGTCCTCGAAGGGCTCTCGCGGGTCTCCGGGCGGCTCGACGAGTCGACGCGCGGGACCCTCGGGAAGTTCGTCCGGTCGAAGACGGGCGAGCGCGAGCGGATCGGCCGCACCGACGCCGAGTCGATGTTCGACGCCGAGGGCGCGGTCGTCCACAACTGGCCGGGGGTCGCGGACGGCCGGCCGCTCCAGCGGGCGTGGGACCTGATGAACGCCGTCGCCGAGGGACTGCCCCGAAGCGCGTTCGAGCGCGAGTTGTTCGGCCAGTGCGCCCAGCAGTTCGCCTGGGCGAAGGAGATGCTTCGCCACCCCGTCTCGATCGCCGGCGTCCACGTCCACGCGCTGGACGCGGCCGGCCACGCCTACGCCGACGACGAGGCGGCGCTTCGCCGGGTCTACGCCCGCGTCGGGGAGTTCGTTGACGAGGTGGTCGACGCGCTCGGGGCGGGCGACGACCTCCTGCTACTGAGCGACCACGGGATGCACGCGGAGTTCTACCCGCCCGACGCCGGCGAGAACCCGGCGACGCACTCGTTTCGAGCGTACGCGAGTTCGACGGCCGGCACCCGCCCGGCGTCGGTGTACGACGTCCGCGAGTGGGTCGAGACGCGGGCGAGCGGGACGCGCGTCGAGGGCGGCGCCGGCGAGGAGGGGATCGACGTGCCGACGGATCACCTGCGCGAACTGGGGTATCTGGACTGA
- a CDS encoding glycosyltransferase family 2 protein has protein sequence MSEPSAALGVKVFDRTEKLAALLESVPGEEYETVYVADDGRTDERAHLYERAWPFDLELIDLPYDAGLGRGRNAVVDALSEAFLTVVDSDHEVPPNVDVLARQLDARPEFGGISGLLLEDGRIQGLCHDLDEEGDVLVRDTGPKTAETVAGYPLVEFDFVPNVTTFRRECLEELAWDERYVIGREHLDFFVGHWKRTDWRFGTCPSVLFPHRPGGGREYDANRRDPAKLLASKAHFREKWGYDQVVAREFWLGNQSVDKPLAALDGDLPVPAWLGAKVMDLRDARLRLAAAAANASAGDLLPGVSRR, from the coding sequence GTGAGCGAGCCCTCGGCCGCCCTCGGCGTGAAGGTCTTCGACCGCACGGAGAAACTCGCGGCGCTGCTGGAGTCGGTCCCCGGAGAGGAGTACGAGACGGTCTACGTCGCCGACGACGGCCGGACCGACGAGCGCGCGCACCTCTACGAGCGGGCGTGGCCCTTCGACCTCGAACTCATCGACCTGCCGTACGACGCGGGGCTCGGCCGCGGCCGGAACGCCGTCGTCGACGCGCTCTCCGAGGCGTTCCTGACGGTCGTCGACAGCGACCACGAGGTGCCGCCGAACGTCGACGTACTCGCCCGGCAACTCGACGCCCGTCCCGAGTTCGGCGGGATCAGCGGCCTCCTGCTGGAGGACGGGCGGATCCAGGGGCTGTGTCACGACCTCGACGAGGAGGGGGACGTGCTCGTCCGCGACACGGGGCCGAAGACCGCCGAGACGGTCGCGGGCTACCCCCTCGTCGAGTTCGACTTCGTCCCGAACGTCACGACGTTCCGACGGGAGTGTCTCGAAGAACTGGCGTGGGACGAACGGTACGTGATCGGCCGCGAGCACCTCGACTTCTTCGTCGGCCACTGGAAGCGGACCGACTGGCGTTTCGGTACCTGTCCGTCGGTGCTTTTCCCCCACCGGCCCGGCGGCGGCCGCGAGTACGACGCCAACCGGCGCGACCCGGCCAAACTCCTCGCGAGCAAGGCCCACTTCCGGGAGAAGTGGGGCTACGACCAGGTCGTCGCCCGCGAGTTCTGGCTCGGGAACCAGTCGGTCGACAAGCCCCTCGCGGCCCTCGACGGCGACCTCCCGGTGCCCGCGTGGCTCGGCGCGAAGGTGATGGACCTGCGCGACGCGCGACTGCGACTCGCCGCCGCGGCCGCGAACGCGAGCGCGGGCGACCTGCTCCCGGGGGTGAGCCGACGGTGA
- a CDS encoding lipopolysaccharide biosynthesis protein, with product MSDAASVSLGGETAKATVAKFTMAVIGFVGTVVFARALGPTGFGGFYLLFSLVKIADRAVNGWGTAIMKRFSEADAPERELIGSQLAFAAAWVAVTGAACVLASTWLVSYTGLPEAPVLFVVLMAAVTLYEPTDRVVQARGRVGASMWIDTLRSLLTFPLQLALVLLGFGAAGMAYGLAGATFLTLPVLWYVVRTRPAVPSRETLGSLWRYAKYSIPNSFLGQAYDRFDILLLGFLLAPATAGQYEVALKLTVPAVFVMEAAQAGLLARVSNLHSRDEAVDEDVSNTIAFASIVAIPMFFGALAMPEVLVVTAYGSEYAAAASLLVGLALFQIVSTQSGPLTSAIAGIDRPDVNTRISAATLALNVVLGVVLTLAYGAVGVVVATVIAETLRYVLSAYVVRRELPEVTLFPRTLGEQVAAAVVMFAVVLALVEAVAVDRWYHLLGVVGVGAVVYAVVLLAISRKLRVTIRGVLRETGFERYVPRSAD from the coding sequence ATGAGCGACGCCGCGTCGGTCAGCCTCGGCGGCGAGACGGCGAAGGCGACGGTCGCGAAGTTCACCATGGCCGTGATCGGCTTCGTCGGGACCGTCGTCTTCGCGCGGGCGCTGGGTCCGACCGGCTTCGGCGGCTTCTACCTGCTGTTCTCGCTGGTGAAGATCGCCGACCGCGCCGTCAACGGCTGGGGGACGGCGATCATGAAGCGGTTCTCCGAGGCCGACGCCCCCGAACGGGAGCTGATCGGGAGCCAGCTCGCGTTCGCGGCCGCGTGGGTCGCGGTCACGGGCGCCGCCTGTGTCCTCGCGTCTACGTGGCTCGTCTCCTACACCGGCCTGCCCGAGGCGCCCGTCCTGTTCGTCGTGCTGATGGCCGCGGTCACGCTCTACGAGCCGACCGACCGCGTCGTGCAGGCCCGCGGGCGGGTCGGCGCGTCGATGTGGATCGACACGCTCCGGTCGCTGCTTACCTTCCCGCTCCAGTTGGCGCTGGTCCTCCTCGGGTTCGGCGCGGCCGGGATGGCCTACGGGCTGGCCGGGGCGACGTTCCTGACGCTGCCCGTGCTCTGGTACGTCGTCCGGACGCGGCCGGCGGTTCCGAGCCGCGAGACCCTCGGGAGCCTCTGGCGGTACGCGAAGTACAGCATCCCCAACTCGTTTCTCGGGCAGGCGTACGACCGGTTCGACATCCTCCTGCTCGGGTTCCTGCTCGCGCCCGCCACGGCCGGCCAGTACGAGGTGGCGCTCAAACTGACCGTCCCCGCCGTGTTCGTGATGGAGGCCGCGCAGGCGGGGCTGCTGGCACGCGTCAGCAACCTCCACAGCCGGGACGAGGCGGTCGACGAGGACGTCTCGAACACGATCGCGTTCGCGAGCATCGTCGCGATCCCGATGTTCTTCGGCGCCCTCGCGATGCCGGAGGTCCTCGTCGTGACCGCGTACGGCTCCGAGTACGCCGCCGCCGCCTCCCTCCTCGTAGGTCTCGCGCTGTTCCAGATCGTGAGCACCCAGAGCGGGCCGCTGACGAGCGCCATCGCCGGCATCGACCGCCCCGACGTCAACACGCGCATCTCGGCGGCGACGCTCGCGCTGAACGTCGTCCTCGGGGTCGTCCTGACGCTCGCGTACGGGGCGGTCGGCGTCGTCGTCGCGACGGTGATCGCCGAGACCCTCCGGTACGTCCTCTCGGCGTACGTCGTCAGGCGGGAACTGCCCGAGGTCACGCTGTTCCCCCGGACGCTCGGCGAGCAGGTCGCGGCGGCGGTCGTGATGTTCGCCGTCGTCCTCGCGCTCGTCGAGGCGGTCGCCGTCGACCGCTGGTACCACCTGCTCGGCGTCGTGGGCGTCGGCGCGGTGGTCTACGCGGTCGTCTTGCTCGCGATCAGCCGCAAACTCCGGGTGACGATCCGCGGCGTGCTCCGGGAGACGGGGTTCGAGCGGTACGTGCCGCGGTCGGCCGATTGA
- a CDS encoding sulfatase-like hydrolase/transferase, with protein MTPTADGPALLVTVDSLRADRFEEMERTRAYLDRTHPRAFATSTATLGSFPAIIGGRYATGGGLEPGTSVASAFDCHSVGVTTNHLLSAAYGYDEGFDSFASPKGGGGSLKEKGAVLLDRGTLAYDIASWGWSRYQALRSRFGGIEKSFRPADDVIEAFLDEVEGRERWFGWLHLMEPHHPYDPDGADVSRATAQRVSRRVLAGRGSADDEALVRDLYRREVVDLDRKLARLWAAVPDDARVVFCADHGELLGEDGLWGHPGEMRPELLGVPFGTRNAPDVGEVVSLVDVPTILTGREHGVGTLDREVAFAAYGEKKAAMNDAHLASDEGVVRLPDGEPASDPALERERARFDPAYVVTEDALREDLEDLGYA; from the coding sequence GTGACGCCGACCGCCGACGGCCCGGCGCTGCTGGTCACCGTCGACTCGCTGCGGGCCGACCGCTTCGAGGAGATGGAGCGAACGCGGGCGTACCTCGACCGCACCCACCCGCGGGCGTTCGCGACGTCGACGGCGACCCTCGGGAGCTTCCCGGCGATTATCGGCGGCCGGTACGCGACCGGCGGCGGCCTCGAACCGGGGACGAGCGTCGCCAGCGCGTTCGACTGCCACAGCGTCGGGGTCACGACGAACCACCTGCTCTCCGCGGCGTACGGCTACGACGAGGGGTTCGACTCGTTCGCCTCGCCGAAAGGCGGCGGGGGGAGCCTGAAGGAGAAGGGCGCGGTCCTGCTCGACCGCGGCACCCTCGCGTACGACATCGCAAGCTGGGGCTGGAGCCGGTACCAGGCGCTGCGGAGCCGCTTCGGCGGCATCGAGAAGTCGTTCCGGCCGGCCGACGACGTGATCGAGGCGTTCCTCGACGAGGTCGAAGGTCGCGAGCGGTGGTTCGGCTGGCTGCACCTCATGGAACCGCACCACCCCTACGACCCGGACGGCGCGGACGTGAGCCGGGCAACGGCCCAGCGGGTGAGCCGTCGCGTGCTCGCCGGTCGCGGTTCGGCGGACGACGAGGCCCTCGTCCGCGACCTCTACCGGCGGGAGGTCGTCGACCTCGACCGGAAGCTCGCGCGCCTCTGGGCGGCGGTTCCCGACGACGCGCGGGTGGTCTTCTGTGCCGACCACGGCGAGTTGCTGGGCGAGGACGGCCTGTGGGGCCACCCCGGCGAGATGCGCCCGGAACTGCTCGGCGTGCCGTTCGGGACGCGAAACGCGCCCGACGTGGGCGAGGTCGTCTCGCTGGTCGACGTCCCGACGATACTGACCGGACGCGAACACGGCGTCGGGACCCTCGACCGGGAGGTCGCCTTCGCCGCCTACGGCGAGAAGAAGGCGGCGATGAACGACGCCCACCTCGCGAGCGACGAGGGGGTCGTCCGACTCCCGGACGGCGAACCGGCGAGCGACCCGGCCCTCGAACGCGAGCGCGCGCGGTTCGACCCCGCCTACGTCGTGACGGAGGACGCGCTGCGGGAAGACCTGGAGGACCTCGGATACGCATGA
- the twy1 gene encoding 4-demethylwyosine synthase TYW1, with protein MTDSADSGGGSSAGGDARDEGTGDAPMQVDSPSYHHENHTAAQTCGWTANALRGEGKCYKNVWYGIESHRCIQMTPVVRCNERCVFCWRDHNGHAYEMDDVEWDDPEAVVDASIDLQRKLLSGFGGNDEVPREAFEEAMEPRHVAISLDGEPTLYPYLPELVEAFHDRGVTTFLVSNGTRPDVIRECDPTQLYVSVDAPERHTFDGVVGATEDDAWEKLVETMDVLAGKVDTRTVLRTTLVEGENMHSPDWYAAFYRRADPDFVELKAYMHVGHSRGRLDRSSMPDHERVVAFAEAVQKHMPDHPELKAVPASRVALLSKTADTWVPKLKKDGEFWARDPAAGD; from the coding sequence ATGACCGACTCCGCGGACTCCGGGGGCGGGTCGTCCGCCGGCGGCGACGCCCGGGACGAGGGGACGGGCGACGCCCCGATGCAGGTCGACTCCCCGAGCTACCACCACGAGAACCACACGGCCGCCCAGACCTGCGGGTGGACCGCGAACGCCCTGCGCGGGGAGGGCAAGTGCTACAAGAACGTCTGGTACGGGATCGAGTCCCACCGCTGCATCCAGATGACGCCCGTCGTCCGCTGTAACGAGCGCTGTGTCTTCTGCTGGCGCGACCACAACGGTCACGCCTACGAGATGGACGACGTCGAGTGGGACGACCCCGAGGCCGTCGTCGACGCCTCGATCGACCTCCAGCGGAAGCTGCTGTCGGGGTTCGGCGGCAACGACGAGGTCCCCCGCGAGGCCTTCGAGGAGGCGATGGAACCCCGCCACGTGGCCATCTCGCTGGACGGCGAACCGACGCTGTACCCCTACCTGCCGGAACTCGTCGAGGCCTTTCACGACCGCGGCGTCACCACCTTCCTCGTCTCGAACGGCACCCGCCCCGACGTGATCCGCGAGTGCGACCCGACCCAACTGTACGTCAGCGTCGACGCCCCCGAGCGCCACACCTTCGACGGCGTCGTCGGCGCCACGGAGGACGACGCGTGGGAGAAGTTAGTCGAGACGATGGACGTCCTCGCCGGGAAAGTCGACACGCGGACGGTCCTCCGGACGACGCTCGTCGAGGGCGAGAACATGCACAGCCCCGACTGGTACGCCGCCTTCTACCGCCGCGCGGACCCCGACTTCGTCGAACTCAAGGCGTACATGCACGTCGGCCACTCCCGGGGCCGGCTGGACCGCTCGTCGATGCCCGACCACGAGCGCGTCGTCGCGTTCGCGGAGGCGGTCCAGAAGCACATGCCCGACCACCCCGAACTCAAGGCGGTGCCCGCCTCCCGCGTCGCGCTGCTCTCGAAGACCGCCGACACGTGGGTGCCGAAACTGAAGAAGGACGGCGAGTTCTGGGCGCGCGACCCCGCGGCCGGCGACTGA
- a CDS encoding carboxymuconolactone decarboxylase family protein gives MTDQLDLPEELPSTPSEFADDHPEVWERYADLGEACSDAGPIDDETKRLVKLALAVGAQSEGGVHSHVRRGLDDGVDPEALEQVAILAITTLGFPQAMAALSWIADLTEDA, from the coding sequence ATGACCGACCAGCTCGACCTCCCCGAGGAACTGCCGTCGACGCCGAGCGAGTTCGCTGACGACCACCCCGAGGTCTGGGAGCGGTACGCCGACCTCGGCGAAGCCTGTTCCGACGCGGGCCCGATCGACGACGAGACGAAGCGACTCGTGAAACTCGCGCTCGCCGTCGGCGCCCAGTCCGAGGGCGGCGTCCACTCTCACGTCCGCCGCGGGCTCGACGATGGCGTCGACCCCGAAGCGCTGGAACAGGTCGCGATCCTCGCGATCACCACCCTCGGCTTCCCGCAGGCGATGGCCGCGCTGAGCTGGATCGCGGACCTGACCGAGGACGCGTAA
- a CDS encoding sulfatase-like hydrolase/transferase: protein MTNVALVVLDTLRYDAFEEHFDWLPGRRFEYAWSTSHWTVPAHASLFTGRYASEVGVYAGAQTFDNPEPLLAERLREAGYTTRAFSANPNVSPVFDADRGFREFEKSWRLEHHGEDLFDWDAFIAKTRDSGPERYALALKEVLLGDDRTLPSLKHGAKLKLRDTRFGRHTEVVDDGASTALDLVRETEFGDDEFFFANLMEAHSPYDPPPEWKTVDVDVQGLAASLGDPDDDPDEIRRAYEDSVRYLSHVYERIFDELRESFDLIVTVSDHGELLGEHGGWEHLSGIYPELARVPLSVYDARDGPVDGVAYDDRPVNLLDVHETVLAAAGLESGPDARGRNLTDLPNGEGEDEPAEGDGFRPDEVLVEYHGLPDRHLDSLRRKGYEDVEYRTRWLDGVARGDYFGYETFDGFAEWGESPYEDPRARIEALVDALDRRTDVADDGELDDAVMRQLEDLGYA from the coding sequence ATGACGAACGTCGCACTGGTCGTCCTCGACACCCTCCGGTACGACGCCTTCGAGGAGCACTTCGACTGGCTCCCCGGCAGGCGCTTCGAGTACGCCTGGAGCACGAGCCACTGGACGGTCCCGGCCCACGCCTCGCTCTTCACGGGCCGGTACGCAAGCGAGGTCGGCGTCTACGCCGGCGCGCAGACGTTCGACAACCCAGAACCGCTGCTCGCCGAGCGCCTGCGGGAAGCGGGCTACACTACCCGGGCGTTCAGCGCGAATCCCAACGTCTCGCCGGTGTTCGACGCCGACCGCGGCTTCCGGGAGTTCGAGAAGAGCTGGCGGCTCGAACACCACGGCGAGGACCTCTTCGACTGGGACGCGTTCATCGCGAAGACCCGCGACAGCGGTCCCGAGCGGTACGCCCTCGCGCTCAAGGAGGTGCTGCTGGGCGACGACCGGACCCTCCCGTCGCTGAAACACGGCGCGAAGCTGAAACTGCGCGACACCCGCTTTGGCCGGCACACCGAGGTCGTCGACGACGGCGCGAGCACCGCACTCGACCTCGTCCGCGAGACCGAGTTCGGCGACGACGAGTTCTTCTTCGCGAACCTGATGGAGGCTCACTCGCCGTACGACCCGCCCCCGGAGTGGAAGACCGTCGACGTGGACGTTCAGGGGCTTGCGGCCTCGCTCGGCGACCCGGACGACGACCCCGACGAGATCAGGCGGGCCTACGAGGACAGCGTCCGCTACCTCTCGCACGTCTACGAGCGGATCTTCGACGAACTGCGCGAGTCGTTCGACCTGATCGTGACGGTCAGCGACCACGGCGAACTGCTCGGCGAGCACGGCGGCTGGGAGCACCTCTCGGGCATCTACCCCGAACTCGCCCGCGTGCCGCTGTCGGTCTACGACGCCCGCGACGGCCCCGTCGACGGCGTCGCTTACGACGACCGCCCGGTGAACCTGCTGGACGTCCACGAGACGGTCCTCGCCGCGGCCGGCCTCGAATCCGGCCCCGACGCGCGGGGGCGGAACCTGACCGACCTGCCGAACGGCGAGGGCGAGGACGAACCCGCGGAGGGCGACGGCTTCCGCCCGGACGAAGTCCTCGTCGAGTACCACGGCCTCCCCGACCGCCACCTCGACTCCCTGCGCCGGAAGGGGTACGAGGACGTCGAGTACCGCACCCGCTGGCTCGACGGGGTCGCCCGCGGCGACTACTTCGGCTACGAGACGTTCGACGGCTTCGCGGAGTGGGGCGAGTCGCCCTACGAGGACCCGCGAGCCCGGATCGAGGCGCTCGTCGACGCGCTCGACCGGCGGACCGACGTCGCGGACGACGGCGAGCTAGACGACGCGGTGATGCGACAACTGGAGGATCTGGGGTACGCATGA
- the glpK gene encoding glycerol kinase GlpK, with translation MTDNTYVGAVDQGTTGTRFMVFDHGGQVVANAYEKHEQIYPEPGWVEHDATEIWENTKSVITTALGQAGISPDQLEAIGVTNQRETTLLWDADSGKPVHNAIVWQDRRTTDRVEQLEEDGLVGTIREKTGLEADAYFSATKAEWLLDNADPIKLERTRPEDIRDRAEKGEVLFGTIDTWLIYNLTGNHITEVTNASRTMLYNIHDLDWDDELLAEFDVPREMLPEVRPSSDEATYGTTDPEGFLEAEIPVAGALGDQQAALFGQTCFDAGDAKNTYGTGSFFLMNTGDEAVESEHGLLTTIGFQRSGEPVQYALEGAIFITGAAIEWLEDMTLIDDPSETAELARSVDSTDGVYVVPAFTGLGAPHWDQRARGTIVGMTRGTRKEHLVRATLESIAYQTRDVAEAMEADSGIEMTSLKVDGGAVKNNYLCQLQADIIGSDIVRPVVDETTALGSAYAAGLAVGYWDDVEGLRDNWQVDREFEPEMDESEADGMYSRWSDAVERSMGWATDDGGDE, from the coding sequence ATGACAGACAACACCTACGTCGGCGCAGTCGATCAGGGTACGACCGGCACGCGCTTTATGGTCTTCGACCACGGCGGGCAGGTCGTCGCCAACGCCTACGAGAAACACGAACAGATATATCCGGAACCGGGTTGGGTCGAACACGACGCGACCGAGATCTGGGAGAACACCAAGTCCGTCATCACGACGGCGCTCGGGCAGGCCGGGATCAGCCCCGACCAGCTCGAGGCCATCGGCGTCACCAACCAGCGTGAGACGACGCTGCTCTGGGACGCCGATTCGGGCAAGCCGGTCCACAACGCCATCGTCTGGCAGGACCGGCGGACGACCGACCGCGTCGAACAGCTCGAAGAGGACGGCCTCGTCGGGACGATCCGGGAGAAGACCGGCCTCGAGGCCGACGCCTACTTCTCGGCGACGAAAGCCGAGTGGCTGCTCGACAACGCGGACCCGATCAAGCTAGAGCGTACGCGTCCGGAGGACATCCGCGACCGCGCGGAGAAAGGCGAGGTGCTGTTCGGCACCATCGACACCTGGCTGATCTACAACCTCACGGGCAACCACATCACGGAGGTCACGAACGCCTCCCGGACGATGCTCTACAACATCCACGACCTCGACTGGGACGACGAACTCTTAGCGGAGTTCGACGTCCCCCGGGAGATGCTCCCCGAGGTCCGACCCTCGAGCGACGAGGCGACCTACGGGACGACCGACCCCGAGGGCTTCCTCGAGGCCGAGATCCCGGTCGCGGGGGCGCTCGGAGACCAGCAGGCCGCGCTGTTCGGCCAGACCTGCTTCGACGCCGGCGACGCGAAGAACACCTACGGCACGGGCTCGTTCTTCCTGATGAACACCGGCGACGAGGCCGTCGAGAGCGAACACGGGCTGCTCACCACGATCGGCTTCCAGCGCTCGGGCGAACCCGTCCAGTACGCACTGGAGGGTGCGATCTTCATCACCGGCGCGGCGATCGAGTGGCTGGAGGACATGACGCTGATCGACGACCCCTCCGAGACGGCCGAACTGGCCCGCAGCGTCGACTCGACGGACGGCGTCTACGTCGTCCCCGCGTTCACGGGGCTGGGCGCGCCCCACTGGGACCAGCGCGCCCGCGGCACCATCGTCGGGATGACCCGCGGCACCCGCAAGGAGCACCTCGTCCGCGCGACGCTGGAGTCGATCGCCTACCAGACCCGCGACGTCGCGGAGGCGATGGAGGCCGACTCGGGCATCGAGATGACCTCGCTGAAGGTCGACGGCGGCGCCGTGAAGAACAACTACCTCTGTCAGCTCCAGGCCGACATCATCGGCTCGGACATCGTCCGCCCGGTCGTCGACGAGACGACGGCGCTCGGCTCGGCGTACGCCGCCGGCCTCGCCGTCGGCTACTGGGACGACGTCGAGGGGCTGCGCGACAACTGGCAGGTCGACCGCGAGTTCGAACCCGAGATGGACGAGTCGGAGGCCGACGGGATGTACTCGCGCTGGAGCGACGCCGTCGAGCGCTCGATGGGGTGGGCGACCGACGACGGAGGTGACGAATGA